A part of Larkinella insperata genomic DNA contains:
- the tamL gene encoding translocation and assembly module lipoprotein TamL, producing the protein MKKSLFYSIALLALTGCHVARHIPPGEKLYMGTEINVQVDSTVSKSEKEQIETQLAEMARPRPNKKLFGYPYRVGLYYFAGEPKKEKGLRAWFRRKLGAEPIFASANALSSNAANWVAFLENEGYFHSTASGSLREEGYKAFGVYQVQVRQRYLIDSVAFLMDSTSLKESMDEIQSRSLLKKDNPYRLEMIKLERERINQALQRRGFFYFQPDFIAVLADSAQGSHRTRLYLAIKPETPPAALLPYSVRDIYVYPNYSLSSNNLQADTTASPRRVVEFGNYKIVDPDNVYNPKLFRDIIALRPGRRYNSRAQDLTLSRFINVGSFKFVRNRFEPTQQGDSTVMDVHYYLTPYPKKSARLEIAGTSRSNNLVGSQLSLNWRNRNVLGRSELFTVNANAGIEFQIGARGTGVTNYRYGLQTSLTFPRLVSPIPIKYYQRGQTLPQTIVSVGYDLIVRGGLYHLNSFLTTYGYTWRSNPQTEHIFQPISINYVLPSSFGEKFYALEDDPTTRQQYINILRSEQLILSTLYTYNLSSSPRTNTSYTYRLSVNVEPAGNLASLVTKKTNELGQEVIFGVPYSQFFRMDVDSRHFFRLSPGITWASRFFGGLGVPYGNSEQLPFVKQYFVGGANSLRAFRPRAVGPGVYTRNLDGTVQLQDGGGDIKLEANTEIRPKINKYLQTALFVDVGNVWMYSDESTYGAGTQFRSDFYKQLAVGTGLGLRIDVSYFVLRFDLAFPLRKPWLPEGQQWVFDEINPGSRSWRRDNLILNVAVGYPF; encoded by the coding sequence ATGAAAAAGAGTCTATTCTATAGTATTGCCTTGCTTGCACTGACCGGCTGTCACGTGGCTCGCCACATTCCGCCCGGGGAAAAACTGTACATGGGAACCGAAATCAACGTTCAGGTTGATTCGACGGTTTCCAAATCTGAAAAAGAACAGATCGAAACGCAGCTGGCCGAAATGGCGCGGCCGCGGCCTAACAAGAAACTGTTCGGGTATCCGTACCGCGTTGGCCTTTACTACTTTGCGGGTGAGCCCAAGAAAGAAAAGGGATTACGGGCCTGGTTCCGACGCAAATTGGGCGCAGAACCGATTTTTGCAAGTGCCAATGCGCTCTCATCCAACGCGGCTAATTGGGTCGCTTTTCTGGAAAATGAAGGCTATTTTCATTCAACAGCTTCCGGAAGTTTGCGCGAAGAAGGGTACAAGGCCTTCGGGGTTTATCAGGTTCAGGTCAGACAACGCTATCTGATTGATTCAGTCGCTTTTCTAATGGATTCAACGTCCCTGAAGGAGTCTATGGATGAGATTCAGAGTCGCAGTTTGCTCAAAAAAGACAATCCTTATCGTCTGGAAATGATCAAGCTGGAACGCGAACGGATCAATCAGGCTTTACAGCGTCGGGGCTTCTTTTACTTTCAGCCTGATTTCATTGCGGTGCTGGCCGACAGTGCTCAGGGGAGCCACCGGACACGTTTGTATCTAGCTATCAAGCCCGAAACCCCTCCAGCGGCCCTGCTTCCCTATTCTGTGCGGGATATTTACGTGTATCCTAATTACAGTCTTTCATCCAACAACCTGCAGGCCGATACCACCGCCAGCCCAAGGCGTGTTGTTGAATTTGGCAATTACAAAATTGTCGATCCGGATAATGTGTACAACCCGAAGCTTTTCCGGGATATCATAGCCTTGCGGCCGGGACGGCGTTACAACAGCCGGGCGCAGGACCTGACTTTGTCGCGCTTCATTAACGTAGGGTCGTTTAAATTCGTCCGCAATCGGTTTGAACCGACTCAGCAGGGCGATTCTACGGTAATGGACGTTCACTATTATCTGACGCCTTACCCCAAAAAGTCGGCCCGGCTGGAAATTGCCGGTACCAGTCGTTCCAACAACCTGGTAGGGTCGCAACTCAGCCTGAACTGGCGGAATCGAAACGTCTTAGGCCGTTCTGAACTGTTTACCGTCAATGCCAACGCGGGTATCGAATTTCAGATAGGAGCCCGCGGCACGGGTGTGACCAACTACCGGTACGGGTTACAAACCAGCCTGACCTTCCCGCGCCTGGTGTCGCCCATCCCGATCAAATATTACCAACGCGGACAAACGCTGCCTCAGACAATTGTTTCCGTGGGCTATGACCTGATTGTGCGGGGCGGATTATACCACCTCAACTCATTCCTGACCACGTACGGGTATACCTGGCGAAGCAATCCGCAAACCGAGCACATCTTTCAACCCATCAGCATCAACTACGTTTTGCCGTCCAGCTTTGGCGAAAAGTTTTATGCGCTGGAAGACGATCCCACTACGCGGCAGCAGTACATCAACATCCTGCGTTCTGAGCAGCTTATCCTCAGTACGCTTTATACGTACAATTTGAGTTCATCGCCCCGTACAAATACCTCGTACACGTATCGGCTGAGCGTTAACGTTGAACCCGCCGGTAACCTGGCGTCTTTGGTAACGAAAAAAACCAATGAACTGGGCCAGGAGGTGATTTTTGGGGTGCCGTATTCCCAGTTTTTCCGGATGGATGTCGACAGTCGGCACTTCTTCCGATTATCGCCGGGTATTACCTGGGCCAGCCGGTTCTTTGGTGGTCTGGGCGTTCCGTACGGAAATTCAGAACAGCTGCCGTTTGTCAAGCAGTATTTTGTCGGGGGTGCTAACAGTTTGCGGGCGTTTCGGCCTCGGGCGGTTGGGCCGGGCGTTTATACCCGAAACCTCGATGGTACCGTTCAGCTTCAGGATGGAGGGGGCGATATCAAACTGGAGGCTAACACGGAAATTCGTCCTAAGATAAATAAGTACCTGCAAACGGCTTTGTTTGTGGATGTTGGCAACGTCTGGATGTATTCTGACGAGAGTACCTACGGCGCTGGCACCCAGTTTCGATCAGACTTTTACAAACAACTGGCCGTGGGCACCGGTCTTGGCCTGCGGATTGACGTGTCGTATTTTGTTCTACGGTTTGATCTGGCTTTCCCGCTGCGTAAACCGTGGCTACCGGAAGGACAACAGTGGGTGTTTGATGAGATTAATCCGGGAAGCCGGAGCTGGCGTCGGGATAACCTGATCCTGAACGTAGCAGTGGGTTATCCGTTTTAG
- a CDS encoding translocation/assembly module TamB domain-containing protein, which translates to MKKFLTFFLLAILALIFLVLGFLGVIATTTWGQEFVTRQVNSYLAGKIKSPFRIGRITYDIPDYVGLEDVLFITPKGDTLLAGEKLRVDLDMMGLLKNRVSLNQIELEKVRINLNRTLPDTAFNFQYIIDAFDTGGPPQPVDTTAAPMDISLAAVILKDVGIRYKDDVVGADVRAHLDSLRANFDETDVAKSQYHLRTVNIDGLVANTRLYSAIDTPETPTTSAPGDTLDLKLGSWRVNRARWDVKVEEADFQTRGSLGRLAMDADYLYLDGQRVGIKSLELANADIAAILTKATAKPSSAAPATPETADESGGWRASIGRVALAKNRIRFEDQNQPRQKTGLDYGHLDLQDFSLTAQALQYTPQLIAGKFRGGQFRDQSGFALQRLDADVVYSDTMTSVTKLYVQTPQTLLRDQLILRYDSIGQLSRPREAGRVGVRVNLNQSRLAVADMLQLAPFLATTSPFFEDRRAVVRVNTLMRGTLANLSIPTFEVDMLSGTRLRASGRLRNVTDVDRLALDINLTEGSTRLTDIRKIVPKGTLPDSFNIPPKLRLTGRFQGELDNLNINSALQTDWGNVDFDGNVRGFVSGKGQAYKGTLSLARLEAGRWLGQQATIGSITADATVDGRGIDVKTMQTAFRLNVRQAELMGYNYQNFAADGRLDQGNLSMRSTLNDPNAKLTLNARVGMLQDFPSVRGGLAIEKLDVTQLKLYKDPLSVEGNLRFDFASTDPAKPVGILAARETVVRLNGKTYPLDSFYVRADVDGVRKIVEARLPFATMNLDGQFDYTRLYDIAVGEVSKYIELPDLTYKPVNPPYSFNVDMTLRQHPLLAAFVPALTRMDPVTFKAYVDNVRDTTFAASLQAGVVEYDSMQIQGVAMKLAGLNGRLGITGQVNAANASGIRLNVTKLNAEAVENKLWFEIESDDSTGRAWYGISGSLAIADRAYQFRFNPDGMLTNYQRWTGDTTGYIQYSEKGIVADRFLLQTGSQRILVNSEEKIPNAPMRVKVESINLTNMAKLANQDTTLVGGMLNGDVVLRDVMTNLSFTGDVTVDSLKVMEKAIGNLTARFANTTDQRISTDIALTGNGNRARVTGFYNPSNADQALDFKINLDELTAQTIEAFSFGQLRQTSGRLRGQVDVTGSTDQPRMNGAVSFDSLAFNVAYLNATYKIDNETIRFSEKTINFQDFSIRDGQNRNLTTNGTITIRELPDMAYNLNIKADKFQVLNATRKDNDLAYGNAAISANLAIRGSGTSPTISGSIKLEDESKITMVLPDESDAVNEARGIVTFIDHNDSLALRKYLVVARPDTARPKLAFQDLSNAQIDLSLEANETSEITVVVDELNGDNLRIKGNARLNVGISQSGAISLLGRYDVTEGEYSLTYEVLKRTFSIQKGSNLTWTGDPYRAQLDITAVYETTAVPSNLIANETSEQLRTASKQKIPFNVLLKMKGLLSSPDISFDIEMPEEGFLASRTVIDAVNSKLSQLRQDPSQLNKQVFGLMVLGSFISESSSSSSGGGINTEEIARSSVSKILSDQLERFASSLLKGFDVNFDLLSSTQSAGTNNTVGTRTDLNVDVSRSFLQGRLTVSVGRNFMLEGNQNAITRNPNEVFDNLSLNYNITRDGRYMLRGYRKSDYQAVLEGYVIETGVGFVITVDYNALSEIFGKSAENQNQ; encoded by the coding sequence GTCAATAGTTACTTAGCCGGAAAAATAAAAAGTCCTTTCCGGATTGGCCGCATCACCTACGACATTCCTGATTACGTCGGTCTGGAAGACGTCCTGTTTATCACTCCGAAGGGCGATACGCTGCTGGCCGGGGAAAAACTCCGGGTGGATCTGGACATGATGGGGCTGCTCAAAAACCGGGTGTCGCTCAATCAGATTGAACTCGAAAAGGTGCGCATAAACCTCAACCGGACGCTACCCGACACCGCCTTTAATTTCCAGTATATCATCGATGCGTTTGACACTGGTGGCCCTCCGCAACCAGTCGATACCACGGCGGCTCCGATGGACATTAGTCTGGCGGCCGTGATTCTGAAAGACGTCGGGATTCGTTACAAAGACGATGTGGTTGGAGCAGATGTTCGCGCCCATTTGGATAGCCTGCGGGCCAATTTTGATGAAACGGACGTTGCTAAATCACAATACCACCTTCGGACGGTTAACATCGACGGTCTGGTGGCCAACACCCGGCTTTATTCGGCAATCGACACCCCGGAAACGCCCACGACTTCCGCACCCGGCGACACCCTGGATTTGAAATTAGGCAGTTGGCGGGTCAACCGGGCGCGCTGGGATGTGAAGGTCGAGGAAGCGGACTTCCAGACCCGCGGATCGCTCGGGCGGCTGGCGATGGATGCCGATTATTTGTACCTCGACGGGCAGCGGGTTGGAATCAAATCGCTGGAACTGGCTAATGCCGACATTGCCGCCATTTTGACCAAAGCAACTGCCAAACCCAGTTCTGCGGCTCCGGCGACCCCGGAAACGGCCGATGAGTCGGGCGGCTGGCGGGCCAGCATTGGCCGGGTGGCGCTGGCAAAAAACCGGATTCGGTTTGAAGACCAGAACCAGCCCCGGCAGAAAACCGGTCTGGATTACGGACACCTTGACCTTCAGGACTTTTCACTGACCGCCCAGGCGCTGCAATACACCCCACAACTGATCGCCGGGAAATTTCGCGGGGGCCAGTTTCGCGACCAGAGCGGTTTTGCGCTCCAGCGGCTCGACGCCGATGTGGTCTACAGCGATACAATGACCTCCGTGACCAAACTTTACGTTCAGACGCCCCAGACATTGCTCCGCGACCAGCTGATTCTGCGCTACGATTCAATCGGGCAGTTGAGCCGCCCGCGGGAAGCCGGGCGCGTGGGCGTTCGGGTCAACCTGAACCAAAGCCGGCTGGCGGTGGCTGACATGCTGCAACTGGCGCCGTTTCTGGCCACTACTTCCCCGTTTTTTGAAGACCGCCGGGCCGTTGTTCGGGTCAATACGCTGATGCGGGGTACGCTGGCTAACCTGAGCATTCCGACGTTTGAAGTGGATATGCTGTCGGGAACCCGGCTGCGGGCCAGCGGGCGTTTGCGGAACGTGACGGATGTAGACCGCCTGGCCCTGGACATTAATCTGACCGAAGGGTCGACGCGGCTCACCGATATTCGAAAAATCGTTCCCAAAGGCACCCTGCCCGATTCGTTCAACATTCCGCCCAAGCTCCGGTTAACGGGGCGTTTTCAGGGTGAACTTGATAATCTGAACATCAATTCGGCCCTTCAGACTGATTGGGGAAATGTTGATTTCGACGGCAACGTGCGCGGCTTTGTTTCCGGAAAAGGGCAGGCCTACAAAGGAACGCTGTCGCTGGCGCGGCTGGAAGCCGGGCGCTGGCTGGGCCAACAGGCAACCATTGGAAGCATTACGGCGGATGCCACCGTTGACGGTCGGGGCATCGACGTGAAAACCATGCAGACGGCTTTCCGGCTTAATGTGCGCCAAGCGGAACTGATGGGCTACAATTACCAGAATTTTGCTGCCGATGGCCGGTTGGATCAGGGGAATCTCAGCATGAGAAGTACGTTGAATGATCCAAACGCTAAACTGACACTGAACGCCCGCGTGGGCATGTTACAAGATTTTCCCAGCGTGCGGGGCGGGCTGGCGATTGAAAAACTGGATGTTACCCAACTCAAACTCTACAAGGACCCGCTTAGTGTGGAGGGAAATCTGCGGTTTGATTTTGCGTCCACCGATCCTGCCAAACCGGTCGGTATTCTAGCGGCCCGCGAAACGGTGGTGCGGCTGAACGGCAAAACGTATCCGCTGGATTCTTTTTACGTCAGAGCGGATGTAGATGGTGTTCGAAAAATCGTGGAAGCCCGGCTGCCGTTCGCAACCATGAATCTCGATGGTCAGTTTGATTACACGCGTCTATATGACATTGCCGTTGGTGAAGTCAGTAAGTATATCGAGCTGCCCGATCTGACCTACAAGCCGGTCAATCCGCCATATAGTTTCAACGTCGACATGACGCTCCGGCAACATCCGCTTCTGGCGGCTTTTGTGCCCGCGCTGACCCGAATGGATCCGGTTACGTTTAAGGCGTACGTGGATAATGTTCGGGATACGACGTTTGCCGCTTCCCTCCAGGCTGGTGTCGTTGAATACGACAGCATGCAGATTCAGGGGGTTGCTATGAAGCTGGCCGGTTTGAACGGACGACTGGGAATTACGGGCCAGGTCAATGCCGCCAACGCCAGCGGAATTCGGTTAAATGTGACCAAATTGAATGCGGAAGCCGTCGAAAATAAGCTATGGTTTGAGATTGAGTCGGATGATTCGACCGGCCGGGCGTGGTACGGTATATCGGGTAGTCTGGCCATCGCCGACCGGGCCTACCAATTCCGGTTTAATCCGGATGGTATGTTAACCAATTACCAGCGCTGGACCGGCGACACCACTGGCTACATTCAGTACAGCGAGAAAGGCATTGTGGCCGATCGCTTCCTGCTTCAGACTGGTTCGCAGCGGATTCTGGTTAATAGCGAAGAGAAAATACCCAATGCGCCGATGCGGGTCAAGGTAGAAAGCATCAACCTGACCAACATGGCAAAACTGGCCAATCAGGACACGACGCTGGTGGGCGGTATGCTCAACGGGGATGTTGTGCTCCGGGACGTAATGACAAATTTGTCGTTTACCGGCGACGTGACGGTGGATAGTCTGAAAGTGATGGAAAAGGCCATCGGGAATCTGACGGCCCGGTTTGCCAATACCACCGACCAGCGGATTTCAACCGATATTGCGCTGACGGGCAACGGCAACCGGGCGCGGGTTACGGGTTTCTACAATCCGTCAAACGCGGACCAGGCGCTGGATTTCAAAATTAATCTGGACGAGTTGACAGCCCAGACCATCGAGGCATTCAGCTTCGGTCAACTGCGGCAAACCAGCGGACGGTTGCGCGGTCAGGTCGATGTAACCGGCTCAACGGACCAGCCCCGTATGAATGGCGCCGTATCGTTCGATTCGCTGGCTTTCAACGTGGCTTACCTGAATGCGACCTACAAGATTGACAACGAAACGATCCGGTTCAGCGAGAAAACCATCAATTTTCAGGATTTCAGCATTCGCGACGGGCAAAACCGCAACCTGACAACGAACGGGACCATCACCATCCGGGAGTTGCCGGATATGGCCTACAACCTGAACATCAAAGCCGATAAATTTCAGGTGCTGAATGCCACCCGGAAAGACAACGATCTGGCCTACGGCAATGCCGCCATCAGTGCCAATCTGGCCATTCGCGGCAGCGGTACCAGTCCAACCATTAGCGGTTCCATCAAACTGGAAGACGAAAGCAAAATCACGATGGTATTGCCTGATGAAAGCGATGCCGTAAACGAAGCGCGTGGGATTGTTACGTTCATCGACCACAACGATTCGCTGGCTTTGCGGAAGTACCTGGTGGTTGCCCGGCCCGATACCGCCCGGCCCAAACTGGCTTTCCAAGACCTGAGCAACGCCCAGATTGATCTAAGCCTGGAAGCAAACGAAACCTCGGAAATCACCGTCGTTGTGGATGAGCTCAACGGCGATAACCTGCGCATCAAAGGAAATGCCCGGTTAAACGTAGGAATCAGTCAGAGCGGGGCCATCTCGTTGCTGGGCCGCTACGACGTTACGGAAGGAGAGTATTCGCTGACGTATGAAGTTCTGAAGCGTACGTTTTCGATCCAGAAAGGAAGTAACCTGACCTGGACGGGCGATCCGTACCGGGCACAGCTGGACATTACCGCGGTTTATGAGACGACGGCCGTGCCGTCCAACCTGATTGCCAACGAAACCAGCGAACAGCTTCGGACGGCTTCCAAGCAGAAAATACCGTTCAACGTCCTGTTGAAAATGAAGGGTTTGTTGTCTTCGCCTGATATCAGCTTTGACATTGAAATGCCGGAGGAAGGTTTCCTGGCTTCCCGGACGGTAATCGATGCGGTTAATTCCAAGCTCTCCCAATTGCGTCAGGACCCCTCGCAGTTGAACAAACAGGTTTTCGGACTGATGGTACTGGGTAGTTTCATTTCTGAAAGCTCATCCAGCTCATCAGGGGGCGGTATTAATACCGAAGAAATTGCCCGAAGCAGCGTCAGTAAAATTCTTTCCGATCAGCTGGAACGGTTTGCGTCCAGCCTGCTGAAAGGATTTGACGTAAACTTCGATCTGCTTTCGTCCACTCAGTCGGCGGGGACCAACAACACCGTAGGAACCAGAACCGATTTGAATGTGGATGTGTCCCGGAGCTTTTTGCAAGGTCGGCTGACGGTTTCGGTGGGTCGAAATTTCATGCTGGAAGGAAATCAGAACGCCATCACGCGCAATCCTAACGAAGTATTTGATAACCTGTCGTTGAACTACAACATTACCCGCGACGGCCGCTATATGCTACGCGGTTATCGCAAGAGTGATTACCAGGCGGTTCTGGAAGGTTACGTAATCGAAACGGGGGTTGGTTTTGTAATTACGGTCGATTACAACGCCCTGAGTGAAATCTTTGGCAAATCGGCGGAAAATCAGAATCAATGA